The following proteins are encoded in a genomic region of Peromyscus maniculatus bairdii isolate BWxNUB_F1_BW_parent chromosome 12, HU_Pman_BW_mat_3.1, whole genome shotgun sequence:
- the LOC102909834 gene encoding keratin-associated protein 20-2-like: MCYYGRYYGGLGYGYGGLGYGCGYGGYGGYGGYGYGCCRPLCCRRYWSYGFY; encoded by the coding sequence ATGTGTTACTATGGCAGATACTATGGAGGCCTGGGCTATGGCTATGGTGGCCTAGGCTATGGCTGTGGCTATGGTGGCTATGGTGGCTATGGTGGCTATGGTTATGGCTGTTGCCGGCCACTGTGCTGTAGAAGGTACTGGTCCTATGGTTTCTACTGA